One Chryseobacterium sp. StRB126 genomic region harbors:
- the rplK gene encoding 50S ribosomal protein L11, which produces MAKKVFKMVKLQVKGGAANPSPPVGPALGSAGVNIMEFCKQFNGRTQDKPGQVLPVVITVYEDKSFEFVIKTPPAAIQLMDAAKIKGGSGEPNRNKVGAVTWEQVKKIAEDKMADLNCFTMDSAVSMVAGTARSMGLRVTGTKPTFNA; this is translated from the coding sequence ATGGCTAAGAAAGTCTTTAAAATGGTAAAGCTTCAGGTGAAAGGTGGCGCAGCTAACCCTTCTCCACCAGTAGGTCCAGCATTAGGTTCTGCAGGTGTGAACATCATGGAGTTTTGTAAGCAATTTAACGGAAGAACCCAAGATAAGCCAGGGCAAGTTTTACCTGTAGTAATTACAGTATACGAAGACAAATCTTTTGAATTCGTTATTAAAACTCCACCTGCAGCAATTCAGTTAATGGATGCGGCTAAGATCAAGGGAGGTTCTGGTGAACCAAACAGAAACAAAGTAGGTGCTGTAACTTGGGAACAAGTAAAGAAAATCGCTGAAGATAAAATGGCGGATCTTAACTGTTTTACAATGGACTCTGCAGTTTCTATGGTTGCAGGTACTGCTAGATCTATGGGATTAAGAGTAACAGGAACTAAACCAACTTTTAACGCTTAA
- the tuf gene encoding elongation factor Tu produces MAKETFNRNKPHLNIGTIGHVDHGKTTLTAAISAVLASKGLAEKKDFSSIDSAPEEKERGITINTAHIEYETVKRHYAHVDCPGHADYVKNMVTGAAQMDGAIVVCAATDGPMPQTREHILLCRQVNVPKIVVFMNKVDMVDDPELLELVEMELRDLLATYDFDGDNSPVIQGSALGALTAATNGDSEDKWFKTVEALMDAVDEWIDEPVRDTDKPFLMPIEDVFSITGRGTVATGRIEAGVINTGDPVDIVGMGEEKLTSTITGVEMFRKILDRGEAGDNVGLLLRGIEKTDIKRGMVIAKKDSVKPHKKFKASVYILSKEEGGRHTPFHNKYRPQFYVRTTDVTGEIFLPEGVEMVMPGDNLEITVELLQPIALNEGLRFAIREGGRTVGSGQVTEILD; encoded by the coding sequence ATGGCAAAGGAAACGTTTAATCGTAACAAACCACACTTGAACATTGGTACTATTGGTCACGTTGACCATGGTAAAACTACTCTTACAGCTGCTATTTCTGCTGTATTAGCTAGCAAAGGTCTTGCTGAGAAAAAAGACTTCTCTTCAATTGACTCTGCTCCAGAAGAAAAAGAAAGAGGGATCACTATCAATACTGCTCACATCGAGTACGAAACTGTAAAAAGACACTATGCTCACGTTGACTGTCCAGGTCACGCCGACTATGTTAAGAACATGGTAACTGGTGCTGCTCAGATGGATGGAGCTATCGTAGTATGTGCTGCAACTGATGGTCCAATGCCTCAAACTAGAGAACATATCCTACTTTGCCGTCAGGTAAACGTACCTAAGATCGTTGTTTTCATGAACAAAGTTGACATGGTGGATGATCCAGAATTGTTAGAACTTGTTGAAATGGAACTTAGAGATCTATTAGCGACTTATGACTTTGATGGAGATAACTCTCCAGTAATCCAAGGTTCAGCTCTTGGAGCACTTACTGCAGCTACTAACGGTGACTCAGAAGATAAGTGGTTCAAAACTGTTGAAGCATTAATGGATGCAGTTGATGAGTGGATTGACGAGCCAGTAAGAGATACTGATAAGCCATTCTTGATGCCAATCGAAGACGTATTCTCTATTACAGGTAGAGGTACTGTAGCAACTGGTAGAATCGAGGCTGGAGTTATCAACACTGGAGATCCAGTTGATATCGTTGGTATGGGTGAAGAAAAATTAACTTCTACTATTACAGGAGTTGAGATGTTCAGAAAAATCCTAGACAGAGGTGAAGCTGGTGATAACGTAGGTCTATTGTTGAGAGGTATTGAAAAAACTGACATCAAGAGAGGTATGGTTATCGCTAAGAAAGATTCTGTGAAGCCACACAAAAAATTCAAAGCATCTGTTTATATCCTTTCTAAAGAAGAAGGTGGACGTCACACTCCATTCCACAACAAGTACCGTCCTCAGTTCTACGTAAGAACTACTGACGTTACAGGTGAGATCTTCTTACCAGAAGGTGTTGAAATGGTAATGCCTGGTGATAACTTAGAGATCACTGTAGAATTGTTACAACCAATCGCTCTTAACGAGGGTCTTAGATTCGCGATCAGAGAAGGTGGTAGAACAGTTGGTTCAGGTCAGGTTACTGAAATCTTAGACTAA
- the secE gene encoding preprotein translocase subunit SecE: MSSFVDFLKGSYNEFRHKVEWPKWADLQSSTIVVTIATVILALFTFGVDELFSKSISNIIGMLINLFN; this comes from the coding sequence ATGAGTTCATTTGTCGATTTTTTAAAAGGTTCTTATAACGAATTCAGACATAAAGTTGAATGGCCAAAATGGGCTGACCTTCAGTCTTCTACAATTGTGGTGACTATTGCGACAGTGATTCTGGCATTATTTACATTTGGCGTTGATGAATTGTTTTCTAAATCAATCAGCAACATCATTGGAATGCTAATCAACTTGTTCAATTAA
- the rplJ gene encoding 50S ribosomal protein L10, with the protein MTKDQKVVAIQEIKDLLQDAKVVYVADLDGLNAGKSSDFRRQAFKQNIKVKVVKNTLLQKAMEQIEGVDYSEMFPTFKGNSALMIADTANAPAKLIQGFRKKEEKPALKSAFVQETFYLGDNNLDMLANIKSREEMIGEIIGLLQSPIQRVVSALQNKPETVEAKAEEAAPVVEETPAAEAPEAAAESTEETSAE; encoded by the coding sequence ATGACAAAAGACCAAAAAGTTGTAGCAATACAAGAGATCAAAGATTTGCTTCAGGATGCAAAAGTAGTATACGTAGCAGATTTAGACGGTTTGAACGCTGGTAAATCTTCTGACTTCAGAAGACAAGCTTTCAAACAAAATATCAAAGTAAAAGTTGTAAAAAATACACTTTTACAGAAAGCAATGGAGCAAATCGAAGGAGTAGATTACTCTGAAATGTTCCCTACTTTCAAAGGTAACTCAGCGTTGATGATTGCTGATACAGCAAACGCTCCTGCTAAGTTAATCCAAGGATTCAGAAAGAAAGAAGAAAAGCCAGCTTTAAAGTCTGCTTTTGTTCAAGAAACTTTCTACTTAGGTGACAACAACCTAGACATGTTGGCTAACATCAAGTCTAGAGAAGAAATGATCGGTGAAATCATCGGATTACTTCAGTCTCCAATCCAAAGAGTTGTTTCTGCTCTTCAAAACAAACCTGAAACTGTAGAAGCTAAAGCTGAAGAAGCTGCTCCTGTAGTTGAAGAAACTCCTGCTGCTGAAGCTCCAGAAGCTGCTGCAGAAAGCACTGAGGAAACAAGTGCTGAATAA
- the nusG gene encoding transcription termination/antitermination protein NusG — translation MSELKWYVLKAISGQENKVKNYIETEIKRLGFEQYVTQVVIPMEKVIQIRNGKKVPKERPYYPGYLMIEAELMGEIPHVIKNIPGVISFLSLTKGGDPVPMRKSEVNRMLGRMDELSEFASDVEIPYVVGENVKVIDGPFNGFNGTIEKILEDKKKIEVSVLIFGRKTPMELSYMQVEKV, via the coding sequence ATGAGCGAATTGAAATGGTATGTGCTGAAAGCTATCAGCGGACAGGAAAATAAAGTGAAAAACTATATTGAGACAGAAATCAAACGTCTAGGGTTTGAGCAGTACGTTACTCAAGTGGTTATTCCTATGGAAAAGGTAATTCAAATTAGAAACGGTAAGAAAGTTCCTAAAGAAAGACCTTACTATCCTGGATACTTAATGATTGAAGCTGAGCTGATGGGAGAGATTCCTCACGTTATCAAAAACATCCCTGGAGTTATTTCTTTTTTAAGTTTAACCAAAGGCGGAGACCCTGTTCCTATGAGAAAATCAGAAGTGAACAGAATGCTTGGAAGAATGGATGAACTTTCAGAATTTGCAAGCGATGTTGAGATTCCATATGTAGTAGGAGAAAATGTAAAAGTGATCGATGGTCCTTTCAACGGATTCAATGGTACAATTGAGAAGATTCTGGAAGATAAAAAGAAAATTGAAGTTTCTGTATTGATCTTCGGTAGAAAAACTCCAATGGAACTAAGCTACATGCAAGTAGAAAAAGTATAA
- the rplA gene encoding 50S ribosomal protein L1, with protein MAKLTKKQKEALSKVEKGRIYNLEEGSALVKEVNTAKFDASVDIAVRLGVDPRKANQMVRGVVSLPHGTGKDVKVLALVTPDKEAEAKAAGADYVGLDEYLQKIKDGWTDVDVIVTMPAVMGKLGPLGRVLGPRGLMPNPKSGTVTMEIGKAVTEVKAGKIDFKVDKYGIIHAGIGKVSFDAAKIKENAQELISTLIKMKPTAAKGTYVKSIYLSSTMSPGIAIDTKSVN; from the coding sequence ATGGCAAAATTGACTAAAAAGCAAAAGGAAGCTTTAAGCAAAGTAGAAAAAGGAAGAATCTATAACCTTGAAGAAGGTTCAGCTCTTGTAAAAGAAGTGAACACTGCAAAGTTTGATGCTTCTGTAGATATCGCTGTAAGATTAGGTGTAGACCCAAGAAAAGCAAACCAAATGGTAAGAGGTGTTGTATCTCTTCCTCACGGTACTGGTAAAGATGTTAAAGTTTTAGCTTTAGTAACTCCAGATAAAGAAGCAGAAGCTAAAGCTGCTGGTGCTGATTATGTAGGTCTTGACGAATATTTACAAAAAATCAAAGATGGTTGGACTGATGTTGACGTAATCGTTACGATGCCAGCTGTTATGGGTAAATTAGGTCCATTAGGTAGAGTATTAGGTCCAAGAGGTTTAATGCCAAACCCTAAATCAGGAACTGTAACAATGGAAATTGGTAAAGCAGTAACTGAAGTGAAAGCAGGTAAGATTGATTTCAAAGTAGACAAGTATGGTATCATCCACGCTGGTATTGGTAAAGTATCTTTCGATGCTGCTAAGATCAAAGAAAATGCGCAGGAATTGATCTCTACATTGATCAAAATGAAGCCAACTGCTGCTAAAGGAACTTATGTGAAGTCTATCTATTTGTCTTCTACAATGAGCCCAGGTATTGCAATTGATACTAAATCTGTTAACTAA
- the rplL gene encoding 50S ribosomal protein L7/L12: MSDLKNLAETLVNLTVKDVNELATILKDEYGIEPAAAAVVVAAGGAGEAAEEKTEFDVILKSAGASKLAIVKLVKDLTGAGLKEAKDIVDGAPSAIKEGVSKDEAEALKKQLEEAGAEVELK, translated from the coding sequence ATGTCAGATTTAAAAAATTTAGCTGAAACGCTAGTAAACCTAACTGTAAAAGACGTAAACGAATTAGCTACTATCCTTAAGGATGAGTACGGAATTGAGCCAGCTGCTGCTGCTGTAGTTGTTGCTGCAGGTGGTGCAGGTGAAGCTGCTGAAGAAAAGACTGAATTCGACGTAATTCTTAAGTCTGCAGGTGCTTCTAAATTAGCTATCGTTAAATTAGTAAAAGATTTAACTGGTGCTGGTCTTAAAGAAGCTAAAGATATCGTAGACGGAGCTCCTTCTGCAATTAAAGAAGGTGTTTCTAAAGACGAAGCTGAAGCTCTTAAGAAGCAATTAGAAGAAGCTGGTGCTGAAGTAGAATTGAAATAA